A single genomic interval of Dromiciops gliroides isolate mDroGli1 chromosome 1, mDroGli1.pri, whole genome shotgun sequence harbors:
- the CA3 gene encoding carbonic anhydrase 3, translated as MAKEWGYASHNGPDHWHEIYPIAKGDNQSPIELHTKDIKHDPSLQPWSASYDAGSAKTILNNGKTCRVVFDDTYDRSMLRGGPLTAPYRLRQFHLHWGSSDDHGSEHTVDGVKYAAELHMVHWNPKYGTFGEALKQHDGIAVVGIFLKIGREKGEFQIFLDALDKIKTKGKDAPFTHFDPSCLFPACRDYWTYHGSFTTPPCEECIVWLLLKEPITVSSDQMAKLRSLCISAENEPPVPMVDNWRPPQPQKGRIVRASFK; from the exons ATGGCCAAGGAGTGGGGCTACGCCAGCCACAATG GACCTGATCATTGGCATGAAATTTACCCAATTGCTAAGGGTGACAACCAGTCCCCTATTGAACTACATACCAAAGACATCAAGCATGATCCCTCTCTGCAGCCTTGGTCTGCCTCTTATGACGCAGGTTCTGCAAAAACCATTTTGAACAATGGAAAAACCTGCAGAGTTGTGTTTGATGACACCTATGATAGATCAA TGCTAAGAGGGGGGCCACTCACTGCACCCTATCGACTGCGTCAATTTCACCTTCACTGGGGCTCATCTGATGATCATGGCTCAGAGCACACCGTGGATGGAGTGAAATATGCTGCTGAG CTTCACATGGTTCACTGGAATCCCAAATATGGTACTTTTGGAGAAGCTTTGAAACAACATGATGGAATCGCTGTCGTGGGCATTTTTCTGAAG ATAGGACGTGAGAAAGGAGAATTTCAGATATTTCTTGATGCATTGGACAAGATTAAgactaag GGCAAAGATGCTCCTTTCACACATTTTGACCCATCCTGTCTTTTCCCTGCTTGTCGAGATTATTGGACTTATCACGGCTCCTTCACTACTCCTCCTTGTGAAGAGTGCATTGTCTGGCTTCTTTTGAAGGAACCCATAACTGTGAGCTCTGACCAG ATGGCCAAGCTCAGAAGCCTTTGCATCAGTGCTGAGAATGAGCCTCCCGTGCCCATGGTGGATAACTGGCGCCCTCCTCAGCCTCAGAAGGGCAGAATTGTGAGAGCCTCCTTCAAGTAA